The genomic stretch TGATTCCTCAAGGGAGTCTGATAAAATCCACGAGTTGATGGAATGTTTCTATGTCGCATCATAAAGGAGAGGATATGGCCAAGACCCCGTTCAATATCCAGGATCAGTACCTCAACCAGGCTCGCAAAGAGCGGGTTAAGGTAGTCGTGATGATGATGTCCGGTGAGAAACTGACCGGATATATCAAGTCCTTCGACAGCTTTTGTCTGCTGGTTGAAAGTAGCGGCGATATTCTGCTCTACAAGCATGCCATCAGTTCTATCACCTCGGCTGATGGCTCCTTCCGTCTCCATGGAGGCAAGGACTAGCACGGCAAGCGCTCCCGACGGATCTCTCTTCCCGGCAGGGTGAAATGCCCCGCCGGGTCAACCGGCACGCCCTCGTGTCGGCACTATCCGTTGAATACAGGCCGTTATCGTGGTAAGAACAAGACCTCCTTGCAGGGGTCTTTTTCTTTTTGGGACGCATGTTGGGGAAATACGATTTATTTGCACCGACATCTTTGGCGACCATGACCGGTTCCCCGAGGTGTCCGGAAGAGGAATTTGCCGGTGGTTGAAATCATAGGGGTGGACGAGGGCAGTATCGCGGAGGAATTGGAGTTGGAGGTTGGCGACGTCCTCTTGTCGATGAACGGCCAGCCCGTCCGGGATCTGCTCGATTATCAGATTTATGTGGCAACGGAAGAGCTGCTGCTGGAAGTTCGCAAAAAAAATGGCGAACTCTGGGATCTTGAGTTTGAAAAAGACCTGGAAGATGGTCTGGGTATTCATTTGGAGCATCCGGCGCCCGTGCAGTGCGGTAACAACTGTATTTTCTGTTTCGTACATCAGTTGCCGCCCAAAATGCGACCGACCCTCTATGTCAAGGACGAGGATTACCGCTTCTCCTATCTTTATGGGTCCTATGTCACTCTGACCAATATCGAGGAGAGTGAAATTCAGCGGATTCTCGATCAGCGACTCTCACCCCTTTATGTCTCGGTGCACGCGACGGAGGAGGATCTGCGGACCCGTATGATCGGCCGCCAGGGGCCGGCTATTCTGCCCCTGCTCAAGCGCCTGTGCGACGGCGGCATCGAGCTTCATACCCAGATCGTGGTGTGCCCCGGGTACAATGACGGCGAAGAACTGGACCGCACCATTACTGACCTCTATGCGCTGCGACCGGGAGTTCTCTCCCTGGCGGTCGTGCCGGTGGGCCTGACGGGATACCGTGAACGTCTGCCGGATCTGCGCCCTCCCACGCAACAGGAAGCGACCGACCTGCTGAACCGGGTTCACGATTTTCAGCAGAAATTTCTGGAGCAGGGGGGCTCACGCTTTGTGTATGCCGCCGATGAGTTTTACCTCAAGGCGGGCCTGAATTTTCCTGCGCTGGAGGACTATGAGGAGCTGGCCCAGCTGGAAAATGGCGTCGGTCTCATTCCGCTCTTTCGCCTTGAAGCGGCAGATGTTCTGGCTGAAGCGGGCCCCCTCGGCTCAAAGACCGTATCGGTTATCACCGGGGAATCGGCCTTCCGTGAAATTGAGACCTTTGCCCAGGCCCTTGCCCGGCGCACCGGTATCACGATCCAGGTCTTTGCCATTCGTAACGATTTCTTCGGGGGACAGGTGACCGTCACCGGTTTGCTGACCGGCCGGGACGTTGTTTCGCAACTGACGGGAAAAACTCTCGGCCGCTGCCTGATCGTTCCCGATGTAGTGCTCAAGGAAGGCGACGACGTTTTTCTCGATGACTTCAGCCTGACGCAGCTTGCCGAGTCATTGGGGGTTTCCGTGTGCCGCGTGCCTGCCAGCCCCTGGGGACTCTTGGAGGCCCTGGAGTCCTTGCCGTCCAACCATTAATGAACCCTTCTTTCACATCAGGAGAGCAATGACCATGAATTCTATCGAGCAATGGCTTAACAAGGGGCGGGAAGCGATGGATGTCGGCGAGTTCCGAGAGGCCATCCGCCTCTTTCGGCAGGCACTTCAGAACGATCCGTCTTCCATCGAGGTTCAGGAGCTTCTGGGGGAGGCCCTGGCCGAGGATGCGCAGATCAACGAGGCTCTTGAGATTTATGAGCGCATTTTGAAGGAGGACCCCCATCACCTGGAAGCGCTTTACGCTCTGGGGGACCTTTATTTTGAGCAGGGGCTGAACGACAAGGCCCGCAGTGCCTATGAGCAGATTCTTGAAGTCGATCCGGACCAGTCCGATGCCTTGGTCAGTCTTGGTCTGGTGCATTTTCATCTGGAGCAGATGGAAGAGGCGGAGCGGTGCTACCGAAAAGCACTGACGGTGGAGCCTGATTCGGTCTTCGCCCTCAACAGTCTGGGCGATACCCTCTATGGCCAAGGCGAAAACGACGAAGCCCTGGCCTGCTACCAGCAAGCCGTTGAGCTGGACCCGGAAGACGCCCAGGCTCATTTCAACTTGGGCGAAATGGCCTACGATCTGGGCGATCTGCCGACGGCTGAACGGGAGTGCCGCGAGGCAGTCCGACTCGATCCGGGATTGTCTTTCGCTTACCTGACCCTGGGCAGCCTCTATCTCGATCAGGAGAAGACCCGGTTGGCTCTGCAGTATTTCCAGGAGTTTCTGCTGCATGAACGGGCCGAATCCTCGCGGGATATCCGGGAGGAAGTGGCTGCCGTTATTGCCGGCCTCAAGGAAGAGCTTTAAGCGCCTTCGACGGGAAAAGGGGGGAAGCGGTGGTCAAAGGCCTTTCTATACTGCTGGTCATGCAGTTTGTCGGTGAAATCATATCCAGGGGGCTGGATATCCCTATCCCGGGCAATGTGCTGGGAATGGGACTTCTTCTCGTCGCGCTGGGGCTGGGTATCGTGCGACTGGAATGGGTGCAGGAGGCGGCCGACCTGCTCCTTTCGCACCTGGCTCTGCTGTTTGTGCCGGCCGGAGTCGGGGTTATGGTCTACCTGGATCTCATCGCCAGACAGTGGCTGCCTATCGTCGCGGCCACGGTTATCAGCACCTTTGTGGTCATGGCGGTGACGGCCTTGACGGAATATCTCGTGGCTAGAAAAGGGGGGCGACATGTGGAATGAACTGGTCGCCTCTCCTCTGTTCGGCATCATGGTAACTCTGGGTTTTTTCGCTGTCGCCCAATGGCTTTATCGGCGCACGGGCCATCTGCTGCTCAACCCGGTCCTGGTGTCGATTCTGTCCATTATCTTTTTCCTGAAGGGGGCCGGCGTTTCCTACGAGGCCTATGCTGAAGGCGGTCGCATCATCCTCTTTTTTCTGGGGCCCGCCGTTGTGGCCCTGGCTATTCCCCTCTATGCCCGCCGTGCTGAAATTATGGCGAAAAAGGGACCTATTCTGGCTGGTGTCTTTGCCGGGGCCCTGGCCTCGGCTGCCTCAGCCTCGGGTATTGCCTGGATTCTGGGGGGGAGCACAGAGGTGGTGTTGTCGCTGGCGCCAAAGTCGGTAACGACTCCCATTGCCATCGGAATTGTAGAAAAAATCGGCGGGATAGCCCCCCTGACGGCTGCTCTCGTTGTTTTGACCGGTTGTCTGGGAGCTGTTTTCGGACCGGAATTCTGCCGACTGATTGGTATTCGTGACGAGGCGGCTATCGGTTTGGCGGTTGGAACGGCCGCCCATGGGATCGGCACCGCGCGGATGCTGGAGATCGGGCAATTGGGGGGCGCTATGGCCGGCCTGGCCATCGGGCTCAATGGTCTCG from Desulfuromonas sp. KJ2020 encodes the following:
- the hfq gene encoding RNA chaperone Hfq — its product is MAKTPFNIQDQYLNQARKERVKVVVMMMSGEKLTGYIKSFDSFCLLVESSGDILLYKHAISSITSADGSFRLHGGKD
- a CDS encoding DUF512 domain-containing protein, translated to MVEIIGVDEGSIAEELELEVGDVLLSMNGQPVRDLLDYQIYVATEELLLEVRKKNGELWDLEFEKDLEDGLGIHLEHPAPVQCGNNCIFCFVHQLPPKMRPTLYVKDEDYRFSYLYGSYVTLTNIEESEIQRILDQRLSPLYVSVHATEEDLRTRMIGRQGPAILPLLKRLCDGGIELHTQIVVCPGYNDGEELDRTITDLYALRPGVLSLAVVPVGLTGYRERLPDLRPPTQQEATDLLNRVHDFQQKFLEQGGSRFVYAADEFYLKAGLNFPALEDYEELAQLENGVGLIPLFRLEAADVLAEAGPLGSKTVSVITGESAFREIETFAQALARRTGITIQVFAIRNDFFGGQVTVTGLLTGRDVVSQLTGKTLGRCLIVPDVVLKEGDDVFLDDFSLTQLAESLGVSVCRVPASPWGLLEALESLPSNH
- a CDS encoding lipopolysaccharide assembly protein LapB; amino-acid sequence: MNSIEQWLNKGREAMDVGEFREAIRLFRQALQNDPSSIEVQELLGEALAEDAQINEALEIYERILKEDPHHLEALYALGDLYFEQGLNDKARSAYEQILEVDPDQSDALVSLGLVHFHLEQMEEAERCYRKALTVEPDSVFALNSLGDTLYGQGENDEALACYQQAVELDPEDAQAHFNLGEMAYDLGDLPTAERECREAVRLDPGLSFAYLTLGSLYLDQEKTRLALQYFQEFLLHERAESSRDIREEVAAVIAGLKEEL
- a CDS encoding CidA/LrgA family protein produces the protein MVKGLSILLVMQFVGEIISRGLDIPIPGNVLGMGLLLVALGLGIVRLEWVQEAADLLLSHLALLFVPAGVGVMVYLDLIARQWLPIVAATVISTFVVMAVTALTEYLVARKGGRHVE
- a CDS encoding LrgB family protein, with protein sequence MWNELVASPLFGIMVTLGFFAVAQWLYRRTGHLLLNPVLVSILSIIFFLKGAGVSYEAYAEGGRIILFFLGPAVVALAIPLYARRAEIMAKKGPILAGVFAGALASAASASGIAWILGGSTEVVLSLAPKSVTTPIAIGIVEKIGGIAPLTAALVVLTGCLGAVFGPEFCRLIGIRDEAAIGLAVGTAAHGIGTARMLEIGQLGGAMAGLAIGLNGLVSAFLIPLLFVLFG